The sequence CAAATGAGAGCACGAGAAAGCGTGTGATATTCTACACAGTAGGANGaaaacgcagaaattatatatatgtaacattgtaaactaatttatagAAAAGGTGTATTGTATATttcacatcgactaaatattttggaatatggttgataatcactataaatatNGGGGGTTTGGAATTGTGTTGGGGGTATAGGGTAATGTGTTGGTTGATTCATTGGgattgtgtgtttttgtataTAGGTGACGTCTCCAGCTGGGAACATTGTACAAACATTGAAGGGAACATCTGGAGATAAGTTTGAGTTTAAGGCACCAAGAAGTGGGAtgtacaaattttgtttccacAACCCTTACTCTACTCCTGAAACTGTCTCTTTTTACATTCATGTTGGTCATATTCCCAATGAGCATGACTTGGCCAAAGACGGTTCGTTTCCATTCCCTGTTGTCAttgatgcaatgagaaaaatgtgcTTTGTTGTGTGATAATTCTCTTATTCTATATCTCGTGGCATtgagtttgtgttgttttgtgtgatgccatgttccttctctttttgttgtatggTTAACAGAACATTTGGACCCGGTAAATGTTAAGATAGCTGAGCTGAGAGAGGNAAATATATAATctcgtgctatagcacggggtatcacctagttataatttataaaggAAATATTTGGCattgttgacccaaaaaataaaataataataaaaataatattttgtaaaattaagtCCTACTAATAAAGATTAGCATTATTTTTCATCATTTGATCGAAATCGTCATGTCTTGGATTATAGAATCTCTCAAGTCTATTTTAGGggccagaagaaaaaaaaaataacaaaatattttttgtataatgtaaacaattatattattctgccaaaaagaagaaaaaaaatcataaatttagaCTAATCATTAATACTAATTAGTAAAGACTAAAAAACCGTTGACCAATCTCAAAACCGGTTAAAATGTCCGGTTTAGTCAGCTAAAAACGCAAATAAAATTcaatctcatcttctcttctgtCTTCTTCTACTCGGCGAATTTTCTCGAGAAACCGaaactgaaaattttcaatcgaagttctgaagaaaaaagatggagaGAAGACAAGCGAAGATCCATGTCTTTGTACTGATCGGTCTGATACTATTGAATTCGATCAATCAAATCTCATCTCTCTCTGTAACGGTGAACGACGAAGAATGTGTCCAAGAGTACGTTCTTTACGAAGGCGACACTGTTTCTGGAAACTTCGTCGTCGTTGATCATGATATCTTCTGGGGTTCAGATCATCCTGGTTTGGATTTCACGGTTAGAGATCTTTACTTNNNNNNNNNNNNNNNNNNNNNNNNNNNNNNNNNNNNNNNNNNNNNNNNNNNNNNNNNNNNNNNNNNNNNNNNNNNNNNNNNNNNNNNNNNNNNNNNNNNNttcttcacaagctttttgtctttgtactgcTTTCCAAGAGAAAAAGCTTCATTAAATATATCACATAACTTAGCACTGAACTCagccacaatttttttttcttccatccttagattctcaaattgtgATGCCAACATATTCAGCTTTGTTCTCTTAACACTTGAAGTACcctcaaacatattctccaatgaCTTCCACGCTTTTTGAGCTGATACACATTGAGAAATCAACTTGAAGTGGTTTGAATCAATAGCATTGTAAATCGCAGTCTTGGCTGTAGAATTACAACTTGATAGTTTTTTCTCTGCAGTAGTCCACTTATCTCTTGGCTTAAGACACTCAACTCCTTTATCATCCACGAATTTAGGGGGCTTCCAACCAAGCTCAATCGAATTCCAACAATCTTCATCAAGGTTACTAATAAACGCTTGCATACGAACCTTCCAATATCCGTAATTCGTTGAATCAAGCAACGGTGGTCTTGACATAGACGTGCCTTCTCTGTATGAATTCATCACAACTGATTCAAAGCTCTGCCTTACATCCTGGACTACCCTCACCCTTGATCTACCCGAAACTAGACTGAATCTCTATCGagaacccgctctgataccacttgtaaatgcggatgaggcaataataaagtgcaaaaagtaaagaacacaagaactttgttaacgaggttcggtttttcctactccccgggaccacgtccagatttcgattccactagaacaagaaagcaaatacaatcTATTCGCAAACGCGgaaatcaagcacaaccctcttgattcaccgctccgttctataacatgaaatcttaaggataaatctctacccttaactaaactcacaccgagcctagattcaaaccaagataacctaaccttgggctaaactccccctgagcctagacttcaaTCTTtaactctcttgagcaaccttcacacacatGTCACACcaacgaacaaagaagcttgaacaacacaagcaccaaaccgcgaaactaagccgcacaccaACATAAAGCTCTCTAGGGTTCTAACctttatgcctcagctctcttACCTCTCTGggacgtgcccaacacctccttatatacccatcaaagacttcttaatcaccataggagaagatttccaaaattccataagaaaaagactttttcctttttgctattttctttttccttgtaaaactccaatttaattaacccaataaatagtagtttttctcttcaattcatcctcaaaccctccttcaatattgtcttctcagaccttctagaaacttctcacgcacataaaacaacaacaatcatgtatcacgtcttgaatcacacaTACACTACTTCAGCCATCCAATACATCTTCATCAATTACCCCCAGCTAGGAATTTTATGACGGCACTATCTTgtgttagagaagagaagcttgctGCTTTACTATATCAGAATGGTCTTGTTGAGGTATGGATTACGGATTACGACTAAGATTGAGGCCGAAGAGGTGTCGTGGAGCAACTTCTTGGCTTTGGATGTGGAAACTGCCGCCATATTGGTATTTGTAAAgggagtttcttcattgacgaggtGAACAAAGTCGCCATGATTTTTGATTCAGCGTGGAAGCCCGACACGTTTTTCGTCATTGGAGAGGCTGGACACATTGCATACGTTGATCTCGGAAGAGTAACTTGCTACCAAAGATGTATGCCATTCGTGTGTCCtaattatgttccaagtttagtgGAAATCAAGCAACCTCCACGATtcaaaaggaaaagacaaaGCAGTTTAGAAAACTGTCAATATAATCGAAACATGCTAGAACTTATCTCTCTTGAAAagcttatgaaaaaaaaaggagataaatcaAAAAGGAGATAACGAGGTTATCAAAAAGGAGATAACGAAGTTATCAAGTCTCGGTTTACAGAGCTGagcttaatttatttttatgtatactcttcttgattttaatgtttatttgtttagtattatttatatcaatatataatctggtttctttttctttttttttatctgtatTGGACTCTTTTGTCTGTGTTCCACATATTTGAGATTTAATCACTCTTAACTCTTTTCATGATATTGCTCACTGGAGCCACTCTTTAAGGACTAATGGTACTCTTATTGTTCTGCAGcagttttaaattttgttagtaattattgataaaataattaaagcaaACTCCTAAAACAACTTTGATGATTACAAACAAACcatagttgttttgtttgcagCTTTTATCAGATACACAGATTGATTTTGTACTACGCTATAATAATCGTCTTATTTGGTAACAAGAAGAAGCTAAGAATAAAAATAACTCTATTAATATTCTGATTCGATGCATATATCTATCAGTCACGAGTAAAATAAATTCCCTTTGTATAAATCGTTTGGGGCTTAATAACGCATAATAGAAACAAGCAGCAAAGTTAAATATCAGTCATGATTTGGTAATTATGGCATGAAAGAGCTCGCTGGTAATTAAGGCATGAAAGATCTCGCTCGCTCTAATCCTTCGCATCTGCAATGCCTCCCGAAGTAATCTGGAAAATGTGATTTCTTCTGTtaaggaaaacaaatataagtCATTTCATTATGGATGagtaatcaaaatcaaaacaagtgtGTCTGTGTGTGGATTTGGTAAAAAAAGGATATGGCTTCAGCTTCAGGGAGATTAGGAGCATCGAAGACTTTGCAGACACGTTGCTCTCCTTTGCCTTTCCTGAACGAGAGCCTGATTGTGGCTGCGTGAGCTAGAACATGTCCACCTGCTGGCTTCTTTGGATCTGATATGAACATCCCACCGCCTGGGTCGGCTATGACTGCAACCACCAAATTAAACAGTGATCCTTGTCAAGTTAGTGCAACCAAGATACCAAAAGAATCAATGCTATATGACATTATATCACACTAGTGTAAAGTAAACCTTGGTTGGTCATGTAGATAGCAACGTTGAATTCCTCTGCGATTTTGATTAGCCTGGAAAGCATCTGAGCTAGTTTTTGCTGCAACATAGATAAATTACTTATTGAGCAAAGCCAGATTGTGTCAATGCTTTTAAGCTGTAGTAATGTGTGGGAGGCAAAGTTAACCTGGCGGTCTGCGAGTTCTCCTCTTCCAGTGAAATCGACTCGGAATAAAGCAATGACTGAGTCAACAATCTGGAAAACATGGTAAACTCAGCTAAATTAGTTCATATTCGTGTTGATTTTTGACGGATGGATAACTAAACTAAGATAAACAGATGTGTTTGCTTACCAGAATCCTAAATGGTTCCTCAGACATTTTTGCAGCAAGGCCAAGAAGCAAGTTGTACTGATGCTCATATGTATAAGCACGAGCATAAATGATCTGTTACATTAAGATTCTGAATGTCAATTGCAGTTCCTGAGGCTGAGAGTAAGTAAAGATGTGAGCTTAATAATGCTTACATTGTCAAGCACTGCACCTGGATCCATTCCAAATCTTTCAGCAATTGGGACAATCCTATCAGGGCGGCTACAAAATTTAATGGTTAAGGAAAAATCATGGACTAGAAAGCTTCAAATGATTCTACAAGATCTTGTCAGAAGATTTGCTATAAGATATTAAGGATACAAGGTTCCCTCAGTGTCAATGTAAGCCACTTTACCATTTCCTCCTTTCATGTTTGTAGGTAGCTGCATAACATAGATACTAAACTGAATATACCAAtggcagagagagagatagaatcTCAGTGGCTTAATGCTGAAAGAAAGTAAAATCTCATCTCATGCATTTGAGAGGTGAGGTGATCAAGACACCATACAAGTTAATTCATATTGAGACagtagaaaacaaacaaacaaacctgcGTAGTGACACAAAGGGTATGTGCTAACTGAGTTTTCCCAGACCTGAAATAAAGTTAAACTCTATAAGAATACAAACTAATCGACAGGAAAATTCTAGAGCTGGGATCAATTGCTTCTCACCTGAATTCCCCAAAAGCCTCTGTGATGGCTGAGGTTTCAATTCCACCTACCAAAGCATTGTGAAACAGTTAAATCAGAACTCTTAGTGCTCAAGATGGCAACCAGTTAAAGCAAAACTTAGTATACCTCCTAAGAGATCATCGAGAGCTTGGCACCCTGTAGTGATTTTCACAACTGATTTTctctataaacaaaaaacaacttGAAGGTTTCAATAGCTAATATACGAAATGTTGAATAAGCCATTGGAATTTTATGGTTCTGTTAGTGGGATCAAGCAACAAGACTTAGATGCAAGACAGACTTCTAGACCTCAGTAAAATCAACGAGTCTAACCTTTAGAAGAGCATCACTTCCAGTCATATATCCAAAGTTCTGAAGGAGAAACGTTTTGACAATTAAAATGAAGCAATTGCAGGAAGTTACATTACATAGATATAGAAACAACAGATGGGAAACGTTTAAACTAACCACAACTTTCTCAGCAGCTTCACAGATTTTTTCAACTTTGGCCTCTGATAAACCTTTGATTCCAGTGAGGTTCTGTGTCAATCAGAAGGTTTAAACAATAAACTCATGCAACCAACATTCACATAGTCTATATAACCAACGAGTGATGCTTAACAAGCTGGTTTATACCTTCTTGGTATGCATCATGAGACCATTGCAGGTATGGATCCCAGCATCTTGTAGTTTCTTCACATCCCCAGCGTTGATACCTTGAGCGATCACTGTGCACAAGCAAAAAATAGAAGGTACGATGTCAAAATCAGCTACAGATTTGAGCCAGATACAGAAATCGAACTACACTCGAATTTCACAAACAGTAGACGAAATAGGTGTAGATTTAACACTTAACCATAACCTAATCGCTATCAAGGAGAATCCATGCTCAGAAatcaatatgtatcttaaattCGAAATCTAACAGAGGTATAGATGAACGATTCGAGATCCGATTTCAAAAGACCCAGCGATTTCACCAGCAGCGAAGTTTTTAGATAAACAAATTGCGCAAAATTAGAAGAGATGAAAACACAGAGAGACGACTCCCAAaaacagatgatgaagattATTCGAAACGAAATTTGAAGAAATTAGCTAGAAACCAAGCAGAAACCTAAGATCCGAAAAGCGTAAAGCGAGTTTAGAATCTTACATTTGTCAATCACTTCAAACAGATCGTCGTCTTCATCGATTTCTTCACGCTCAACGAGCTGCATCTGGCTCGCTTCTTCAGCTCTATGAATCAtcatcggaaaaaaaaattaaacaacacGAGAAGAAGGAAAGCAGATACACGATGAACGGAGAACCTAAATGATGAAcggagaagtagaagaagaatcgtagtagagagagagagagagagagggagagaagagagatcacTTACTTAAGAGCAGCCAACATTTTCTCGCACTAGGATTCTCTAAGCTTGAAAcgagagagtaagagagagatagagagagaggttttGAAATtcgaaatttgaaaaatattcgCTGGGATTTGCTTCCGAGGGTTCAAGGTCTCTTTTAATGGCGGGTTTCGGAATTGAAAAGCATTCTTCAAATTTCGTTTAATTGAACATTTGGGTTCCGCAACTGAATTTGTTTACACTGTGCACTGCGTGATAAAATTGAACAGCTGTGATTCCGCCACGTCGTAGTGATAATCATTCTTATGGACGGTCAGATAAGGAAGCTGCGTGAAAAAAATCAACCACTTGCATTGCCTCACAACGGCGCACGTTATACATTTAACACATTTCTTAGAAATATATACGGATGGATTTAGGCCCATAGGCCCAGTTAACTAACTAGCCCGATCACCCATTGGGAGATAGGCTGAACAAACAATTTGAATCAGGCCATTAACACCACATTCTTTCATGATTTCGTTCCAATGAGAtttattctaagactttgttaaaaaaaaaaaaaaaaaagtttctaagaAAGGTGTGGTGTTAAGTCTCAACGTCGATACGACCacatgtaatgtcatataagtatataacaaaGTGATATGAACCTTAGTGTGGTAACCCTGAAAACCAAAAAGTCAAGCTAGGATCATGTATAgctaaaatgtataaatttcaattataatcaaaacataaatcaaactaaaaaagaaaaaagatttttcTAGGTCAATATATAACTAAGTACTTTACACCTCATATACTGTCAAGTATCATTTCTTCAATGAACCAACGGATTATTCAGGGTCGTTCATGACATTAAGTAACATGACGACCATTCTTGTTCATCttgtatgcatatatatatatatatatgcttaattatattatatcacatttgtttttaaaaagaaaaagaaacatatggAAGCTCTCTATTGTAAAGGTATATGTGGTTGGCTAGATACAGACAGAATAGTGTCGATTGAAAGAGTACATGGATGCCCAACGAATCTCCCCATATCAAAAGAAGTGGATTACAAAATACCctcttttatataattttttgtcctaaagattttaaaaataatttttgtcctaaaaatttcaaaattttgtatagtatatttttatattacacTAGATTAGGTCCGCGTGTTAACGCGGATATAAggaaaatatgtgaaattttagttgtattcaaaatgttaattttattttatttgattttattttttaaactcacactccatcttgcaatacaattgttttgtatatattacatgataataaaattaaattttaattttatgcactcaatcccaatgcgtaacatttttaattttcatataaaaaaaaatatgcattgtatcaaatttatatcttatttaattttttttttaaactaaaaattaataaaacataattctcaaaaaaataactgaaaactaattttatctcatatttcaaaaagtaacaatatcttaaatatatttgtttcatattttgtaatctcatacgtaatagttttactacttgtccaactaattttaaataaaattatactaacattatcataaattaataaaaaattcaaagacgttattatgaaaaaaaatatttgtttatgtaaaggtgagtatctataatcttttttcttttggaattaataattgacaatataatttatttaattatgatattatagtaattaattgtataatttgtaCGCCTAACCTTCTCCTTCTCAAGTCGTGTATACATCTAACAACTCAAGCGGGGATATTTatgtatactattttttttaccaaGTTAATCATTGAAACACAAGTAAACTCACAGATGATTTTGTCTCTTGCTTAGACTTATAAACGatgttaattaacaaaaagggACCTTAGGCATATAAACTTTTCTCTTCACCATGAAGCTTAATTATGTGAGCAAAATATCTATATACCCTTCTCATTTGCAATTAGTGTTGTGACTTATTGGTACCAAACCAAATAATATGGCTTCAAATTTAACTTGTTTATGCATTGTAATTATCGGACAAGAAATATAGTATCTAAGtattactaaaaacaaaattaagtatGTATATAATACTAAAAACCATTATAAGTTATTCTTTTGCGTACATTAACCAATTTTATTAACAACTTTGTCACACACGTCACTAAACTGGAAAATATAGTTCATCAGCTTGAAGCTTATTTAAGTAAATATCTTTACTATTTTCATTTGCAATTAGTGTTGTTGACTTATTGGTGCCAAACTAAAAACCTTAAAAAGGGAACAACGAAAATGAAAAACTTCTAAGCCAATAAGAGGTTTTGCCTTTTTATCTTTCtaccaaatacaaaaaaaagtcgTTGTCAAAGGATTGTCCATATCAATAATTTTCAATAGCTTGCAATGCAATATCGCGTAGCTGCCACAAACCAACAGCTTGCCCAGAACCTATCGAATTTGGAGTAAGTTTTGCATAGAAATGGTATCATCCCATTGTTAGTGATAAGGAATCTTTTTGAGGAAAGTTTGTTTTATTATCTAATTCTCTTTCTATACATTTACAGcaataaacaattaaatcacATCAGTTTCACATAGTACTTTATTTATTACACATCTTccagatttatattttttttttttgttgttacatGTTAAAAgctatttatattatataaataaaaaaggttgaTGTAACGTCTCTAGAGCTATTAATTACTACAACGGTAATTGGCATCGTGGTAGATTACAAGAACAAATGGTCGTAAAACATGTGTAGTCGGTAATTAAGCATGGATTATGTATGCACATAGATAATTATATAGTTTAgctttacaaaaactaaaatatatttttttctgtgtgaCAAAGACTGGCACTTGGgtcaataattatatatataatatatatatatattaatgcacTTTAAATAGATCATGAGAATATTCCATATGAGCTCACTTAGGTATCACCTCTATtggttaaaattatattcaaataccatttttttaaaaaagtttttttcctaCAAAATACTTTAAtgtcttgtaaaaaaaaatatcaaaaatgttCTTTTGAAAGGGTTATAAGCAATTGTAagacttataatatttttcagaACCCTTTctagaaaacatatttttgtggtgtatattggattttttttttttttttttttNNNNNNNNNNNNNNNNNNNNNNNNNNNNNNNNNNNNNNNNNNNNNNNNNNNNNNNNNNNNNNNNNNNNNNNNNNNNNNNNNNNNNNNNNNNNNNNNNNNNNNNNNNNNNNNNNNNNNNNNNNNNNNNNNNNNNNNNNNNNNNNNNNNNNNNNNNNNNNNNNNNNNNNNNNNNNNNNNNNNNNNNNNNNNNNNNNNNNNNNNNNNNNNNNNNNNNNNNNNNNNNNNNNNNNNNNNNNNNNNNNNNNNNNNNNNNNNNNNNNNNNNNNNNNNNNNNNNNNNNNNNNNNNNNNNNNNNNNNNNNNNNNNNNNNNNNNNNNNNNNNNNNNNNNNNNNNNNNNNNNNNNNNNNNNNNNNNNNNNNNNNNNNNNNNNNNNNNNNNNNNNNNNNNNNNNNNNNNNNNNNNNNNNNNNNNNNNNNNNNNNNNNNNNNNNNNNNNNNNNNNNNNNNNNNNNNNNNNNNNNNNNNNNNNNNNNNNNNNNNNNNNNNNNNNNNNNNNNNNNNNNNNNNNNNNNNNNNNNNNNNNNNNNNNNNNNNNNNNNNNNNNNNNNNNNNNNNNNNNNNNNNNNNNNNNNNNNNNNNNNNNNNNNNNNNNNNNNNNNNNNNNNNNNNNNNNNNNNNNNNNNNNNNNNNNNNNNNNNNNNNNNNNNNNNNNNNNNNNNNNNNNNNNNNNNNNNNNNNNNNNNNNNNNNNNNNNNNNNNNNNNNNNNNNNNNNNNNNNNNNNNNNNNNNNNNNNNNNNNNNNNNNNNNNNNNNNNNNNNNNNNNNNNNNNNNNNNNNNNNNNNNNNNNNNNNNNNNNNNNNNNNNNNNNNNNNNNNNNNNNNNNNNNNNNNNtttttttttaagttgtttgtATACAGTTTGGCTTCTTCGTGAAATTAAGATTATACAATATCATTAGTGGGAACACAAGTATACAATGTTTAATTTACTTAATGGTATATGAGAGAATTATAAAGTAGTTAACGATGCACGATGAGCTTATATATAatagccaaaaaaaatgtaatgcttcacatatattatatagtctaagAGTTTCCGTAGGTTATACTTTATGCATGTGTAAACTTCACTTTTTCATGACTTAGGTCTTAGTTTAAGCCactatttcttataattatattGAATATGAATCATAAAGATATGTCTCTGCGGTGGAGTTTGAAACTAAATTAAACCTAATGATGAGTCTAACTAAAGTCTATATAATCAATCGAATAGGACAACAAGAAAACTGtctactttttttctcttcgacatagaaacaaataattctgaacatattattaaagaaataatagaaattatTAAACCAATTCGTACTAATAtgtttcaaattaattaacCAAGACCGGATGTATTCAGACGCATAAAAATCGAAATCGTCAAGTCTGCTATATATAATAGCATAGTGATAAC comes from Camelina sativa cultivar DH55 chromosome 19, Cs, whole genome shotgun sequence and encodes:
- the LOC104766184 gene encoding meiotic recombination protein DMC1 homolog; this encodes MLAALKAEEASQMQLVEREEIDEDDDLFEVIDKLIAQGINAGDVKKLQDAGIHTCNGLMMHTKKNLTGIKGLSEAKVEKICEAAEKVVNFGYMTGSDALLKRKSVVKITTGCQALDDLLGGGIETSAITEAFGEFRSGKTQLAHTLCVTTQLPTNMKGGNGKVAYIDTEGTFRPDRIVPIAERFGMDPGAVLDNIIYARAYTYEHQYNLLLGLAAKMSEEPFRILIVDSVIALFRVDFTGRGELADRQQKLAQMLSRLIKIAEEFNVAIYMTNQVIADPGGGMFISDPKKPAGGHVLAHAATIRLSFRKGKGEQRVCKVFDAPNLPEAEAIFQITSGGIADAKD